The nucleotide window CGGCAAGCCGTCGCAGAAGTTGACGAATGACAATCTCGTGGATGAGCTGGAACGGCTGATCCGCGAGAAAGCGGCCGAAAAGGTCGAAGCCGACGCAGCGGTCATCGCACGCGGCTGAGCAAACGAATTTTTAAGGATTTATTGTGAGCAAGTCTCTGCAAGCCATCCGTGGCATGAACGACATCCTGCCCGAACAGACGCCCCTGTGGCGCTATTTCGAGGGCACCGTCGCACGTTTGCTGGATAACTACGGTTATCGGCAGATCCGCATGCCAATCGTCGAGTTCACCGAGCTGTTCAAGCGCTCCATCGGCGAAGTGACCGACATCGTCGAAAAAGAGATGTACACCTTCGAGGACCGCAATGGCGATTCCCTGACCCTGCGCCCCGAAGGCACGGCGGCCTGTGTACGTGCGGTGCTCGAACACGGCATCACCGGCGGCGGCCAGGTGCAGAAACTCTGGTACGTCGGCCCGATGTTCCGTCACGAGCGGCCGCAGAAAGGTCGCTATCGCCAGTTCCACCAGATCGGCCTGGAAGTGTTCAACCTCGACGGTCCGGACATCGATGCCGAGCTGATCGTCATGACCTGGCGCCTGTGGGGCGAGCTGGGCCTTCGTGACGCGGTCAAGCTTGAGCTCAACAGCCTGGGCACCAGCGAGTCTCGTGGCCGCTATCGTGAAGCGTTGGTGGAGTTTCTTTCCGCGCACCTGGACAAGCTCGACGAAGACAGCCAGCGCCGTCTGAAGACCAATCCGCTGCGCGTGCTTGACACCAAGAATGCCGATACCCAGGCGATCCTGGCTGACGCGCCGAAAATGGCCGACTACCTCGACGACGAATCCCGTGCGCACTTCGAAGGGTTGAAGGCGCGCCTGGACGCCGTGGGCATTCCTTACGTGATCAACCCCAAGTTGGTCCGCGGCCTGGATTACTACAGCAGGACCGTCTTCGAGTGGGTCACCGACAAGCTTGGCGCCCAGGGCACCGTGTGTGCCGGCGGCCGCTACGACGGCCTGGTGGAGCAGATGGGCGGCAAACCGACGCCAGGCGTGGGCTTTGCCATGGGCATCGAACGCCTGGTGCTGATGCTCGAGGCCCTGGACAAGGTGCCGGAAGAGCTTTCCCGCCAGGTTGACGTCTACCTGTGTGCTTTCGGTGAGGCGGCCGAACTGGCGGCCCTGGCCCTGAGCGAACGGGTTCGCGACCAGTTGCCTGGCTTGCGCCTGCAGATCAACGCCGGTGGTGGCAGCTTCAAGAGCCAGTTCAAGAAGGCCGACAAGAGCGGTGCGCTGTATGCACTGATACTGGGTGACGACGAACTGGCCCAACAAGTGGTAGGTTTCAAACCCCTGCGTGGCCAGGGCGAACAACAAAGCATTGCCTGGGATGCGCTTGCTGCACACCTGGCCACCTGCGTCGTGCAGGGTTGAAGCTGTCAAACAGCCGATTTAGCGATTAAGGAGTATTGGGGTGTCGAGTACCGAAGATGAACA belongs to Pseudomonas sp. B21-028 and includes:
- the hisS gene encoding histidine--tRNA ligase, with translation MSKSLQAIRGMNDILPEQTPLWRYFEGTVARLLDNYGYRQIRMPIVEFTELFKRSIGEVTDIVEKEMYTFEDRNGDSLTLRPEGTAACVRAVLEHGITGGGQVQKLWYVGPMFRHERPQKGRYRQFHQIGLEVFNLDGPDIDAELIVMTWRLWGELGLRDAVKLELNSLGTSESRGRYREALVEFLSAHLDKLDEDSQRRLKTNPLRVLDTKNADTQAILADAPKMADYLDDESRAHFEGLKARLDAVGIPYVINPKLVRGLDYYSRTVFEWVTDKLGAQGTVCAGGRYDGLVEQMGGKPTPGVGFAMGIERLVLMLEALDKVPEELSRQVDVYLCAFGEAAELAALALSERVRDQLPGLRLQINAGGGSFKSQFKKADKSGALYALILGDDELAQQVVGFKPLRGQGEQQSIAWDALAAHLATCVVQG